CCCCCAAGGAACCAGCTCCCACGACTCCTAAGGAGCCTGAGCCCACCCCCCCCAAGGAGCCAGCTCCCACGACTCCTAAGGAGCCTGAGCCTACCACCCCCAAGGAGCCTGAACCCACGACCCCCAAGGAACCAGCTCCCACCACCCCCAAGGAATCAGCACCCACAACCCCTAAGGAGCCTGAACCCACCACCCCCAAGGAACCAGCACCTACAACCCCTAAGGAGCCTGAACCCACCACCCCCAAGGAACCAGCACCTACAACCCCTAAGGAGCCTGAACCCACCACCCCCAAGGAACCAGTACCCACGACCCCTAAAGAGCCCGAACCCACTGCCCCCAAGGAACCAGCACCCACGACCCCTAAAGAGCCTGAACCCACAGCCCCCAAGGAGCCTGAACCCACAACCCCCAAGAAACCAGCTCCCACGACCCCCAAGGAGCCTGAGCCCACCACCCCCAAGGAACCAGCTCCTGCCAGTTCTAAAGAGCCTGCACCCACAACTCCCAAGACTCCTGCTGAAGTAACTCCTGAGTTTCCTGAAGCACCCACACCAAAGGCTCTTGAAGACAGTCCCAAGGAACCCACTGTGTCACCAACTAAGACTCCCGAGGTAAGCAAACCTGAAATGACTACAGCAGCTAAAGAGAAGGCAACAGAAAAAGACCCACCCAAAACTACAACTGTTGCCCCTAAGAAGACAACAATTAAACCAGAAGAGACTACTGAGTCAGAAGCAAGCGCCACCACACAAGGAAAGCCTACAACTCAAGACACCACATCACCCCAAATTACGACTCTGAAAACAACAACTCTCGCACCCAAAGTAACTGCTCCAGCTGAAGAGACTCCGGACAAACCTGAAGAAACAACCCCTGCAGCAGAAGATCCTGACGCTCCTAAGACAACTCTGAAACCCCAGAAACCAAGCAAAGCACCCAAGAAGCCCAGCTCTACCAAAAAGCCAAGCAAAGCACCTAAGAAGCCCGCCTCTACCAAAAAGccaaagacaaaaaaagagaaaaaaccaaaaacgacGCCATCTCCTCTGAAGACTTCGGCAGTGCCTGAACTGAATACCACTCCTTTAGGAGTCGTGCTGCCAACCACTGCCAGCCCTAAGCGGACTCCAGACTTAGAAACAGCTGACGTAGACCCAGACCATGAAGATGCGGACGAAGGTGAAGAAGGAAAACCTCTCATGATCCCCAGGCCTCCTGTGCTCTCCCCCATCGTGATTCCAGGCACTGATCACTTGGCCGGCGCACTCAACCATGGCATTAGCACCAATCCCATGCTCTCAGGTACTAAGAATGAGTTACTTTCCTGTTGTTGAGATCCATGGTCTGGAACTCTTAACTGGGATCTTATCAAGTTTGATGACAGCTTCCTACAGGCGTGCAGGGGAAGAACAAGCACAGTATACTTAGTCTGCAGGACAATGAGTGGTAATAAGTGTCAGAAACATAGTGTTGGTGAAGTCTGGACAGGTCTGTTGTAAGCGGAAATGGGGTGTAGAATGTCAAAATAATTTAGTTAGCTAGGACTTTATCCTTCAGAGAGCAtaatgtaaagaagaaaaaaaaaacatttccttttcTAACTCAACCCCAGGGTAGTAACTGAAAACAGTTCAAATGTCCAATAAATAGCTCATGTACATGAAGATCAGGACAACCTGGCCTCTTACACCTCACTATTATTGAATCATGTTAGGGAAGAGGAATTATGGAACCATATCACTTCCTTTTCACCTTACTAGATTTTAGAAGGGCAAACAGGATTTGAAAACAACCAACTGCGTTTCCCATCTGTTCTATATTAACTTTTCCCGATTTGTTTTAGATGAGACCAATTTGTGCAACGGTAAGCCAGTGGACGGACTGACGACTCTGCGCAATGGGACGTTAGTTGCATTTCGAGGTGAGCTATCAGTACACGAATgtgcttccttttgttttgtacTGGCATTCCTGAACACAAAGTCAGCAGTGAGCTAATCTGAGTTGTgcttttaaagggaaacagactcATGATTCTACACTAAATGAGAATATTGGATGGATTAATTTAggcacataaacacaaaaatactaGAATTGTAATTACTGAAGGTTTGTGTGATAGGATTTCAAAGTGTCGAATGACAGAGATTTGCATTCCGTGACCTATTTTCTTAGAAAAGTATGCCTCCATTGTGAGGCAAGAAAAgcggtacttttttttttttgttaatttatttatttattaaagatttctgtctcttcccctccaccacctcccatatccctccccctaaGCGGTACTTTTTGTTTGAGAGTAACAGCGAATTAAGTAGATTTCCCTTGGACTGGTGGTATTTTAGCCCTCTTAGAACACAGATTAAGtatgaacaaaaacaaaccataCATAGTAAATGTTTAAGAGATTTTAGTAGTCATTAAGTTATACTCTAATTCTAGAAAGTAACAACACTGAAACCCAGAGAGCTGTTCATCACAAAGGCAGAAAGATCTTTTCCAGAGAAAGTAGACAAATGAGTGGGtgcaatggctcagtggatgaaggtACCCACTGTCAAGGCTGATGATCGGTACTGACttctgggacctacatggtgggaggagaaagcCAATTCTCACAAGTTGTTttgtgacctccacatacaccCTGCAAGtgaccacacatacaaacaaaccaaCCTAACCCAAATCAAGTGAAAATCAAGGTGGGTGCAGGAGTATGCTAATTCCAACAcacaggagctggaggaaggtagaatctctgagttcaagtcagcCTGGTGTGCACAGACGGTCTCAAAACCCTCAAAATTAACTATCtgaattaattttctctttttcacttGGCTCTACTTCCAGGCACTTAACATGTTGGATTCACAGTCTTTTCTGTTGAGACGTTATTTTAGTATTCAGACTATAGGCTGACATGTCTCTGTAATTTTTAGGTCATTATTTCTGGATGCTAAATCCATTCAGACCACCATCGCCACCACGCCTGATTACAGAAGTCTGGGGTATTCCTTCCCCTATTGACACTGTTTTCACTAGATGCAACTGTGAAGGGAAAACTTTCTTCTTTAAGGTAACAGAAATATTGCTTGGAAAAAAAGATGCAGTTGCACCTTGTCCTAACTCATCTTAACCTTCAACTTGGAAACAATGAATCTCTCGAAAGTAATTTCATACTATTTATCATCTGCTTATTCAAATTCAACCAAGTTAGTGTGTTCCCCTACAGTGAAATCAGAATGAATTCCAGAACCATGCCTACAAATCCTTTAACATCATCTTCTCTTTTTAATAACCAGGATTCTCAGTACTGGCGCTTCACTAATGATGTACAAGATGCCGGGTATCCTAAACAAATCGTCAAAGGCTTCGGAGGACTAACAGGGAAGATAGTGGCGGCTCTTTCAATTGCCAGGCACAAGGACAGGCCTGAATCCGTGTACTTTTTCAAGAGAGGTCTGTATCACATGGCTGGCAACGTGacactgctttttaaaaactgatgctGGTATTTTATTGCTAAAAATATTACAGGACATAAGAATTTAGCCATTATTAAATATCCATTATTAaaaatctctctctatatatttatgaaaacaaccaaaaaatgtAAAGGCAATCCTAAGCCATTCCTTTGTGTGGGTTAAGCCAAGTTTTTGTTTGCTATGTGACTTTCCTAACGTAACAGGTGGCAACGTTCAGCAGTACACCTATAAACACGAGCCCGCAAGGAAGTGCACTGGACGGAGGCCTGCTATCAACTACTCGGTGTACGGGCAGGCAGCGCAGGTCAGGAGGCGCCGCTTCGAGCGTGCTGTTGGACCTTTCCAGACACACACCGTCAGAGTCCATTACTCGCTGCCCATGAGAGTCGTTTATCAAGACAAGGGTAATGTTTTCATCATATCAACAATTCTGATCACGATGGAGGTTATTGGTCAAAAAGTACTAACAATTCAAACTTACTGATGTAAAACAAACCCCTTTGCCTTACTAAGTAATAACCAAAgattaattctttgtttttcctttgtgggTAAAGGAAGTAGTTTATTCTAGCACCGTATACAAATCTCTAACCCTAAAGACAGTCCTAACAGTGAGGTGCTAATGCCATAGCAGAGAGCCAATTCAGAACCTGGGCTCATGTAGCTCTAAGGCTGTAAACTATCTCACACACCTTATCACAAATTCTGTCTGCAGGTTTCCTCCATAACGAAGTCAAAGTGAGCACGATGTGGAGAGGGTTTCCAAACGTTGTTACCTCAGCAATAACACTGCCTAACATTAGAAAACCCGACGGCTATGATTACTATGCCTTTTCTAAAGGTAAGCAGGATGTGAACAGTTTCGGGAACTTCCCAAGTTGATCTCACTGGTGGAGGCACAAACATAATTTAAGTGGAGATAGCAAGTGTACAGTCATGACTGAAAGGAAGAAATCCCACGTCAGTGCTCACTCAATGTGAGGGAGAGACTGCGGCACGAACTTCCTTTAACGGACGGCAGCGCACAGCTAGGAGCTGAGGAGAAACCTGGCACTTGTTTCTATCACCAGCGGTAATGAGGATTCTATATAGCAATACAGTCTAGAGGTGCAGAAGATAGTCATGGAGCGGAGTTTTATTAACTAAAGTATATTAACTAGGACACTTATCTTTCAAAAGACGAGTTATCTAAATTATTCCACCCGTGATTCCATAATATGA
The sequence above is drawn from the Chionomys nivalis chromosome 5, mChiNiv1.1, whole genome shotgun sequence genome and encodes:
- the Prg4 gene encoding proteoglycan 4 isoform X1, with translation MGWKILPICLSLLLPAFLIQQVSSQDLPSCAGRCGEGYSRDATCNCDFNCQHYMECCPDFKRVCTTELSCKGRCFESFQRGRECDCDSQCKEFGKCCDDYASFCEEEKDNKKPPPKKEPNPEPPVVDEAGSGQDNGEPKLTPAPDNPTTPSPKTTAAKPASPKPSLAPNSETSKEASSTSNKETAVETKETTATNTQTSTSKKEKTTSAKEIRSAENKDVAPTSPTPTTSKNPAPTTTKKPVPTTTKEPAPTTTKKPVPTTTKEPAPTTTKMPVTTTKEPTPTTPQKPEPTPKEPAPTTPKEPEPTTPKEPAPTTTKKPEPTTPKELAPTTPKEPEPMTPKEPAPTTTKKPEPTTPKEPAPTTPKEPEPTPPKEPAPTTPKEPEPTTPKEPEPTTPKEPAPTTPKESAPTTPKEPEPTTPKEPAPTTPKEPEPTTPKEPAPTTPKEPEPTTPKEPVPTTPKEPEPTAPKEPAPTTPKEPEPTAPKEPEPTTPKKPAPTTPKEPEPTTPKEPAPASSKEPAPTTPKTPAEVTPEFPEAPTPKALEDSPKEPTVSPTKTPEVSKPEMTTAAKEKATEKDPPKTTTVAPKKTTIKPEETTESEASATTQGKPTTQDTTSPQITTLKTTTLAPKVTAPAEETPDKPEETTPAAEDPDAPKTTLKPQKPSKAPKKPSSTKKPSKAPKKPASTKKPKTKKEKKPKTTPSPLKTSAVPELNTTPLGVVLPTTASPKRTPDLETADVDPDHEDADEGEEGKPLMIPRPPVLSPIVIPGTDHLAGALNHGISTNPMLSDETNLCNGKPVDGLTTLRNGTLVAFRGHYFWMLNPFRPPSPPRLITEVWGIPSPIDTVFTRCNCEGKTFFFKDSQYWRFTNDVQDAGYPKQIVKGFGGLTGKIVAALSIARHKDRPESVYFFKRGGNVQQYTYKHEPARKCTGRRPAINYSVYGQAAQVRRRRFERAVGPFQTHTVRVHYSLPMRVVYQDKGFLHNEVKVSTMWRGFPNVVTSAITLPNIRKPDGYDYYAFSKDQYYNIDVPTRTARAITTRSGQTLSKVWYNCP
- the Prg4 gene encoding proteoglycan 4 isoform X2 — protein: MGWKILPICLSLLLPAFLIQQVSSQELSCKGRCFESFQRGRECDCDSQCKEFGKCCDDYASFCEEEKDNKKPPPKKEPNPEPPVVDEAGSGQDNGEPKLTPAPDNPTTPSPKTTAAKPASPKPSLAPNSETSKEASSTSNKETAVETKETTATNTQTSTSKKEKTTSAKEIRSAENKDVAPTSPTPTTSKNPAPTTTKKPVPTTTKEPAPTTTKKPVPTTTKEPAPTTTKMPVTTTKEPTPTTPQKPEPTPKEPAPTTPKEPEPTTPKEPAPTTTKKPEPTTPKELAPTTPKEPEPMTPKEPAPTTTKKPEPTTPKEPAPTTPKEPEPTPPKEPAPTTPKEPEPTTPKEPEPTTPKEPAPTTPKESAPTTPKEPEPTTPKEPAPTTPKEPEPTTPKEPAPTTPKEPEPTTPKEPVPTTPKEPEPTAPKEPAPTTPKEPEPTAPKEPEPTTPKKPAPTTPKEPEPTTPKEPAPASSKEPAPTTPKTPAEVTPEFPEAPTPKALEDSPKEPTVSPTKTPEVSKPEMTTAAKEKATEKDPPKTTTVAPKKTTIKPEETTESEASATTQGKPTTQDTTSPQITTLKTTTLAPKVTAPAEETPDKPEETTPAAEDPDAPKTTLKPQKPSKAPKKPSSTKKPSKAPKKPASTKKPKTKKEKKPKTTPSPLKTSAVPELNTTPLGVVLPTTASPKRTPDLETADVDPDHEDADEGEEGKPLMIPRPPVLSPIVIPGTDHLAGALNHGISTNPMLSDETNLCNGKPVDGLTTLRNGTLVAFRGHYFWMLNPFRPPSPPRLITEVWGIPSPIDTVFTRCNCEGKTFFFKDSQYWRFTNDVQDAGYPKQIVKGFGGLTGKIVAALSIARHKDRPESVYFFKRGGNVQQYTYKHEPARKCTGRRPAINYSVYGQAAQVRRRRFERAVGPFQTHTVRVHYSLPMRVVYQDKGFLHNEVKVSTMWRGFPNVVTSAITLPNIRKPDGYDYYAFSKDQYYNIDVPTRTARAITTRSGQTLSKVWYNCP